Proteins encoded within one genomic window of Rhodothermaceae bacterium:
- the leuB gene encoding 3-isopropylmalate dehydrogenase: MSAYQIAVLPGDGIGPEVTREAERAILAAADEFNFEVKLERWPIGGTALDQFDTPFPDATRDACLAADAVFLGAIGGPKWDHETGSRRCEAALLSLRKALGGYANLRPVIVPESLVESSPLRAERVAGTDLLIVRELTGGIYFGTPRSSTEEKASNAMVYSRDEIERIVRTAFDLARKRRGRLTSVDKANVLEVSQLWRSVVTEIHNAEFSDVELEHLYIDNAAIQLILRPSQFDVIVTGNLFGDILSDLAGTLPGSLGILPSASIGGKVGLFEPVHGSAPDIVGKGYANPAGALLSAVMLLQMLGETEAGARIQHGVVKALEDGILTYDLGGTASTVEFSNAVLEHAFTISTTTV, from the coding sequence ATGTCTGCATATCAGATTGCGGTATTACCTGGAGATGGGATCGGGCCAGAAGTAACTCGAGAAGCTGAAAGGGCCATATTGGCTGCGGCCGATGAGTTTAATTTCGAGGTGAAGCTGGAGCGTTGGCCAATTGGTGGTACAGCTTTGGACCAGTTCGACACACCATTCCCAGACGCTACACGTGATGCCTGCCTAGCGGCCGATGCAGTATTTCTGGGGGCGATTGGCGGCCCCAAATGGGATCATGAGACTGGATCACGAAGATGCGAGGCGGCTCTATTATCTCTACGAAAAGCTCTAGGCGGCTACGCCAACCTGCGACCAGTAATTGTGCCTGAGAGCCTGGTAGAGAGCTCCCCGTTGCGGGCAGAGCGTGTGGCCGGGACCGATCTTCTGATCGTCCGTGAGCTTACGGGAGGGATTTACTTTGGCACCCCACGCAGCAGCACGGAAGAGAAGGCCTCCAACGCTATGGTCTATTCCCGGGACGAAATTGAGCGAATTGTTCGGACTGCATTCGACCTTGCAAGGAAACGCAGAGGGCGCCTCACTTCTGTGGATAAAGCAAATGTCCTTGAAGTTTCACAACTTTGGCGGAGTGTCGTTACCGAGATTCATAACGCCGAATTTTCAGATGTAGAGCTGGAGCATCTATACATAGATAATGCCGCAATCCAGTTGATCCTCAGGCCTTCCCAGTTTGATGTGATCGTGACCGGTAACTTATTCGGAGATATCCTGAGTGATTTGGCTGGCACACTACCTGGATCACTCGGTATTCTACCTTCGGCAAGTATAGGAGGCAAGGTTGGCTTATTTGAGCCGGTCCATGGGAGCGCACCCGACATAGTAGGGAAGGGGTATGCAAATCCTGCTGGCGCGCTCCTCAGTGCCGTAATGCTGTTGCAGATGTTGGGAGAGACGGAGGCCGGTGCACGTATACAGCATGGGGTTGTAAAAGCTCTGGAAGACGGAATCCTTACCTATGATCTGGGCGGAACGGCTTCAACCGTAGAGTTTAGCAATGCCGTACTTGAGCATGCATTCACAATTTCTACAACTACTGTATAA
- the ilvC gene encoding ketol-acid reductoisomerase, whose product MRVHYNADPAIVMGRKVAIIGYGSQGHAHALNLQDSGATVAVGLRAGSQSANKARAKGLTVMSIADASAWGDVVMILIPDQDQKRVYEAEISQHIIPGKALAFGHGFNVHYGQIQAPEGVDVFMVAPKGPGHLVRRTFEEGKGIPCLVAVAQDASGSTLDLALSYADAIGGTRAGVIETNFKDETETDLFGEQAVLCGGSQSLIQAGFETLVEAGYPEELAYFEVLHELKLIVDLYYEGGLSYMNYSISDTAEYGNYSRGPRVIGSQVKDEMKRILAEIQSGQFAKEWIAECEDGQPTFQSYREKTAAHPVEEVGQRLRKMMAWLRKNESSVETKKAA is encoded by the coding sequence ATGAGGGTACATTATAACGCGGACCCTGCCATCGTCATGGGGCGGAAGGTTGCGATAATTGGATATGGAAGCCAGGGGCACGCCCATGCATTGAATTTACAGGACAGTGGTGCAACCGTTGCCGTTGGCCTTCGGGCTGGATCACAATCTGCTAATAAGGCGCGCGCGAAAGGACTCACAGTCATGAGCATAGCAGATGCCTCCGCCTGGGGGGATGTGGTGATGATCCTGATACCGGATCAGGATCAGAAGCGCGTATATGAAGCTGAAATTTCTCAGCATATCATACCAGGAAAAGCTTTAGCGTTTGGTCATGGATTTAATGTCCACTACGGCCAAATCCAGGCTCCAGAAGGAGTAGATGTCTTTATGGTAGCGCCCAAGGGGCCCGGACATCTGGTTCGCCGTACGTTTGAAGAAGGGAAGGGAATACCGTGCCTTGTTGCCGTTGCACAGGACGCTTCCGGGAGCACGTTGGATCTGGCACTCAGCTATGCCGATGCAATTGGTGGAACACGCGCAGGCGTGATTGAGACTAACTTCAAAGATGAAACCGAAACGGACCTCTTTGGAGAGCAGGCCGTGCTATGTGGAGGGTCACAATCCCTTATCCAGGCAGGATTTGAGACACTGGTTGAAGCAGGATACCCCGAAGAGCTTGCTTACTTTGAAGTTCTTCATGAGCTCAAACTCATTGTAGATCTCTACTACGAGGGAGGACTCTCCTACATGAATTACTCGATCAGTGATACGGCTGAGTATGGTAATTATTCAAGAGGTCCTCGGGTGATTGGCTCGCAGGTAAAAGATGAAATGAAACGAATCCTTGCAGAAATCCAGTCCGGCCAGTTTGCCAAGGAATGGATCGCTGAATGTGAGGATGGGCAACCGACGTTTCAGTCTTACCGGGAAAAGACAGCCGCCCATCCAGTAGAGGAAGTAGGGCAGCGGTTGCGCAAGATGATGGCCTGGCTCAGAAAGAACGAGAGTAGCGTAGAAACGAAGAAAGCTGCATAG
- the ilvN gene encoding acetolactate synthase small subunit: MADTLILTPQQIIRKKAAGEPIQPDDSEMIQSHTIVVQVENSIGAFIRVINMFSARDFNIDSVTVGVTEDPSVSRMNIVTTGNGRIIAQVLRQLSRLVDTIEVIDLTDTDYVERELCLLKVCYNPDSRSEILSVNEIFRGKVVDITSKTMTFELRGPSKKIDAFIDMMASHKIVEVARSGRVAMQRDS; encoded by the coding sequence ATGGCAGACACACTGATACTCACGCCTCAGCAGATCATCCGAAAAAAGGCCGCAGGAGAGCCAATTCAGCCGGATGACAGCGAGATGATACAATCGCACACGATTGTGGTCCAAGTAGAGAACTCAATTGGTGCGTTCATTCGCGTCATAAATATGTTTTCAGCCCGGGACTTCAACATTGACAGCGTCACTGTCGGGGTCACAGAAGATCCTAGCGTAAGCCGGATGAATATCGTTACCACGGGCAATGGTCGTATCATTGCGCAGGTTCTAAGGCAGCTCAGCCGCCTGGTAGATACGATTGAAGTCATTGACCTGACGGATACCGATTATGTAGAACGGGAGTTATGTCTACTCAAGGTTTGCTATAATCCGGATTCCCGCTCCGAAATTCTTTCTGTCAATGAGATCTTTCGTGGCAAGGTTGTGGACATCACGTCCAAAACCATGACTTTTGAACTTCGGGGTCCGTCGAAAAAGATTGATGCCTTCATTGACATGATGGCCTCACACAAGATTGTTGAGGTAGCCCGGAGTGGCCGGGTTGCTATGCAGCGGGATTCTTAA